DNA from Homo sapiens chromosome 1, GRCh38.p14 Primary Assembly:
gccttttttttttttttttttgtatttttagtagagacggggttttaccatgttggccaggatggtcttgatctcttgacctcgtgatccatccacctcggcctccccaagtgctgggattacaggcatgaactctgcaaacattttttgagtccctgctgtgtgccaggcttaGAGATGATGACAATGTGGTCATGGGAAGAGAGAGACTCACCACGGTGGTTGCTGGAGGATTTGGGGAGCACATGAAAGGGGCATCTGAGCTATGGGTGACCAGAGAAATGTTCTGGAGGGTGGTTGGGGGTGGGTAGTGCAAAGAAAGGCAGGCTGAGACATGCAGTAGGAGAGGCAGGAGCCAGGCTAAGGCCACCATGAGCAGCATCATTCTAAGAAGCTGGATTTTCTCCTGCAGGAAGTAGGGAGCCATTGAGGGTGGGGAACAGATGACAGTAGGCTGTTTGGCCTGGTCATACCATTGGCTGAGGCCCTGTCCCCCAGGTGAGTCTGTTACAACCATCGATTGTGGACCATTCATCCCATCGCTCACTCTCCCAGCAGCCTCCAGCAAGAGCTACGATTTTACTGCACTTCATTAAATTCCACACAATGTTTTAATGACCTGAGCTCCGACCTTTCTGGCCTCCAGCAGGGAAAGGTCTGGCTTTTCCTTTTCAGGGAGTAGCGGGCTGGGCAGACCGGCCTCCCTTCTCGCAGCCTCGCACAAGGAGCCTGAGCACGTAAGACATCTGGAATGCATCAAAGGCGAGGCCCAGCCAGAGCCGGCGTGCTCGGTGCTGCTGCCTAACTCCTTCAAGAGCAGAGCCGCCACATTCACAAAGCGTCTGGAATCGGAACTGATCGTCCTCTCTGCTCTTTCTGCTTTCCTTCCAGGCCCTTCCACCGCAGCCATCCGCACGGGAGGCCTCGCGATTGCTCGGAACCATCCCGCAGGAGTTCAGCTGATATTTTCTAGTGTGGGGCGAGAGATTTTGTGGAGCGCATTTAAGGGGTTTTTGTTGTGACTGCTGccttgtatacatttattttctttcttggaacTGGGCCTCGCCCTCCTCCCACTGACATGATGGCCCAGTCCAAGGCCAATGGCTCGCACTATGCGCTGACCGCCATCGGCCTGGGGATGCTGGTCCTTGGGGTGATCATGGCCATGTGGAACCTGGTACCCGGCTTCAGCGCGGCCGAGAAGCCAACAGCTCAGGGCAGCAACAAGACCGAGGTGGGTGGCGGCATCCTCAAGAGCAAGACCTTCTCTGTGGCCTACGTGCTGGTCGGGGCCggggtgatgctgctgctgctttctATCTGCCTGAGTATCAGGGATAAGAGGAAGCAGCGGCAGGGCGAGGACCTGGCCCATGTCCAGCACCCGACAGGCGCTGGGCCTCACGCCCAGGAGGAAGACAGGTGAGGCCTGACTGTCCCCTTCCCTCCCCGGATCGGGGATGGgcacgcacgcatgcacacacatgttcacaccTTTCCGTGGTGAAAAGACTGTCATCTACAGGCTTTATTGTCCCATGTTCGCCCATGACGCCTCTGTCAAAACGGtttatcattttacaaataacttTAGACTTTTCTACCAGAGCTTCCCAAATAGCATGGTACAAATGGATTACAGGTAaaccaagattttttaaaaattttattacaatagatttttacaccatggaatactattcagccataaaaaggaacaaaatactgtcttttgggccaggtgcagtggctcactcctgtaattccagaactttgggaggccgaggcaggtggatcacttgaggtcaggagtttgagaccagcctggccaacatggtgaaaccctgtctctactaagaatacaaaaattagctgggcatggtggcacatgcctgtagtcccagctactggggaggctgaggcatgagaatcgcttgaacccaggggagtggagattgcagtgagtgagctgagataccgccactgcactccagcctgggtgacagagtgagactctgtctcaaaaaaaaaaatacaaaaacaaaaaactgtcttttgcagcaacttggatggagctggaggccattactctTAAGTGAACCAGCATTTTGACCCGCCCAGGGTCACTGAACAGGGCCTGGGGTGGCCAGCATATTTGCTTGTCCCTTCACCCCAGCATGCTGTGTGTATGCTTTAATTTGAAATGGCTGGGAAGCAATTTTCCATTTGAGCAAAAATGCCaccaacaaatttaaaagataagtGATACATTGGGGAAGATATGATAATAGTTGATATCCCTATTATAAAAAGAGCTCTTAGAAATGAATATGTAAGATGAATATACCAATAGGAAACAGACAAAGATTATGAATATTCCATAGATGTTCAACCAATAGATGTTCAACTTCATTAGTCATGAAATGCAAGCAAaaagatgtcttttcttttttttgcctatCATATTGATCAAGATAGACAGCCCCTACTGTTGGAGAGTTGTAGGGAAGATGGATTGCTGATGAAATGTTGACTGATAGAAACTTTCTTAAGAGTTTCACCATAAGGGGCAGTACTGAAGATGTGCGTATTGATCCTATTTATAAGAGTTTATCCCTGGGAGACAGTCCCACAGGTGCAAAGGAGTTTGTACCAGTATATTTATCAGATCATTGTTTAGGATAACAAAAACttagaaacaacctaaaaaaCCACCTACTGAGTTAAATGACGTACCTATTCAATGGAGTTCTATGCAGCAACTGTTGATCTATATTTGTTAATGTGGGACCATATCCACAACAATGAGAAAAGGGGGATATAATACAGCATCTTTGGTCAGGTTATGGTCCCATCAAATGTTGTGGCTGTGGGATTGGAGAGGGGTAGGAAAGGTATACACCAGAATGTTACAGTGGTTTGTCTCCAGGTAGAAGGATTCgggatgtttttcttttcttcattagatGTTTCTGTGTTGTTTGAATTTTCTACAAGCATTTCTTATCTTTATAGTGGGAAGGGAATTGTTCTTAATGTAATATGGATTAAAGGGAACCCTTGGTACACtaatggtgggaatgtaaattagtgcaaccactgtggagaaGTTTAGAGTTTCTTCAAAAAACTCAAAATTGAGCTGCCAAATGATTCAGCAATGCCACTTGTGGGTACacaccagaagaaaaaaaaatctcattatatTGAAGGGATTTCTGCCCTCCAATGTTAccagttaccacccctttccatggtAATGACCTGGAAGTTACCATCCCTTTCCTAGAATGTTCTAAATAGCTTGCCCTTCAATTTACATTAACCCACTTCTTACTTTTGCACATAATTGAAAGTGGGTGTAAGTGGGTACAAATACAATTTCCAAATTAAACTCATTTTCTGATAGCAAAGAATAATATATGctgtattggtcagggttctccagagacacagaaccagggggatatatatttttttaaatggagatttattatgaggaattaGTTCCTGGGATCATGGAAGCCAAAAAGTCCCACAATTTGCCATCTGTAAGCTGCAGACCCAGGAAAGCAAGGGGTATAATTCATTCTGAGTTTGAAGGCCTGATTGAGAACGAGGAGAGGTGAGGGTATAGATCCTAGTCTGAGAGCAggagaagatgaaatgagatgtcccagctcaagcagtgaGGCAGGGAGAAATGAGTCAAATTCCTGCTTGCTCTGACTTTGGGTCTATCTAGGGCCTCCATGGGTTGGATGGTGCCACCACACTGAGGAGGGGAATCTGCCTTACAGAGCCCACCGAGCTGAATGCTAGtatcttccagaaacaccctcactcTCACAGTGTTTAATATGGGCAACCATGGCCAGTCaggttgacacctaaaattaaccatcacacatgcTTATTCTAGAAAACTtgagaaatatagaaaagaacaaatatcAATCACTCATCATTCCCCACCCTAGCTGTGAGCACATTTGAGTTCATTCCtaaaggagggtgggaggaaaacCAAGGCAGACTTTGAGGTTTCTGATGTTGGCCATGATCACCCCACAGGTTCAAGTATAGAGTCCTGGAAAGTGGCTATTGGCGTTAATTCTGACAAATGTGTAGAAAATATCCTGactttttggttttctctttcaaCAGTCAAATGAGAATAAGGCTGAGAGGACCTGATCTTTTTGAGTCTTGGGATAAACTTGGAAGATAAAATTACAGAATAATTTGAGACACACATAAATGTTATATTTCAGATATTCTTTCTCTACTGAAAGTTGGTAGCAACTTTGTACATTTCTGTGTTGCCTTTGACCAAAGGACCCAGCTGAGCATTGGAATAGCTCACGCAGCATGTCGCTAAGTGGGAAAGGCTTAAAGGCAAAGGAGGTTTAACACCCAGATAACATGGTGGAGTAGTTGAGAGTACAGTGTTCACTTCCTGCCCTCCCATTTCCTGAAGGTCTGACCAAGTCATTTAATCTTGATGTATCTCAGTCCATCTATAAATTGGGTATTATAATAATAGTGAGATAGAAAACAGGCAGGACTTGTTTTCTGATCATAACCCTGCTGACCAAAACAGGATGTGGTCCAGATGAGATAAGGTTTAAAAAAACACTAGCCAAAGCCAGCAAACGGGAACGAGGGTGATCCCTGGCTGCCCTCATTGCTCATCAGCATGGGACACtctcaccagtgccatgacagtttacaattGCCATGACAACGACCTGGCAGTTACCATCCCTTTCCATGGTAACGACCCAGAAGTTACCTTTCCTAGGAAGTCTTAAATAGCTTGCCCCTCAATTTGCATTAAcccaccccttaatttgcatgtgactaaaagtgggtataaatacaATTTCCAAGAGCCCCTATGTGGCCAACTCAGGGTGTACTGCCTATGAGTTAGCCCTGCTCCACAAGAAGCAGTGCCCTTCAATAAAGAATTGTGGTCTAACACCactggctcacccttgaattccttccttgatgaagccaagaaccctcccaggctaagccccaatttggggACTCACCTGTCCTGTCCTGCATGACTAGTACTTAACTCATAGTGTTGTCAGGAATCTGAAATTGGTTCATATTTGCTAAAATACTTAGAAGGGAGCCCAGCTCATAGTAAACACTTGAAGTATTCACTTTTATTGCCTCTAAGACCCATTTGTTATTTACAAGGCTGCTGTGTGTGGACTCTTTGGAGCCCATCCCTTTGGGATTTTGAATGACTTGAGCACAGGCTAACACTCTCCCTGTCTGTGTGTCTTCTTGCAgccaggaggaagaagaggaggatgaggaggctGCCTCAAGGTACTATGTTCCCAGCTACGAGGAAGTGATGAACACAAACTACTCAGAAGCAAGGGGAGAGGAGCAGAACCCGAGGTTGAGCATCTCTCTCCCGTCCTATGAGTCACTGACGGGGCTCGACGAGACCACCCCCACATCCACCAGGGCTGACGTGGAGGCCAGCCCTGGGAACCCCCCTGACAGGCAGAACTCTAAGTTGGCCAAACGACTGAAACCGCTGAAAGTTCGAAGGATTAAATCTGAAAAGCTTCACCTCAAAGACTTTAGGATCAACCTCCCAGACAAAAACGTCCCTCCTCCCTCGATAGAGCCTTTGACTCCTCCACCGCAGTATGATGAAGTCCAGGAGAAGGCCCCCGACACCCGGCCGCCCGACTGAATGGCCCCACTTGAGCCACGCTCCCTCCTGTCTCTCACACCTTTCACCCCCAAGACTCTAACAAAGCCACATGAGCCACAGTTGAGAAGCGGAGGGGCCAGCTGTGCATGGAGCCATTTGGATGGCGGCGGGCGGGGGGGGATTCTCTGTATCAGGAGTGACTTTGTTGCCCCACACAGCCTCCTGCTGCAGGTGCTTTGGAAAGAGATGCTGCCTTGGAGCTGGTGAATCTGTGGACCACATTCAAGGGTGTGGCACAGGCATCTTCCCATCCTTTTCACTCCGAATCGCTGGCGACACATTCTCCTTTCCAGCTAGGAAAGGGTTCCTCGCGGCTGGTTTAgattgtggttgtttgttttgcttcTACTAAGACTGTTTTGTTTCAAAAAGGAAACAAGTTTTGTGTTTGCTGTCTACGCTGGAGTCCTGAACTGTGGGTAGAAAACACGACCTGGCTTTGTAGAAAGGACACAGGGCTGTTTTATGAACTAAGCGGTGAGGCTCAGGTGGCGGCTCTCGCAGAGCCCCTGATGCTGTTGTTCTTTGAGGGCTTAAGGCCTGATGAACGTAGGCACGTGATGCATAATAGTCTTCAATGGTACACTTAACTAGTCTCTTCTGtgtaacagcaaaaaaaaaaaaaaaaagaagaagaaagaaaactgtaggAAATGTTCTTTTTGAAATGCCATGCAATGGAgctttttgtaataaaatattttatatgtagtaCATTTGGGTGCTGAGTTACTTTAGCAGCTCTCCCAATACTGACTTTCTTAGGggaaaatggcaataataatagctaatatgtACTGAATACTTATGCCCAGTGTTGTGCTAAGCATTTCACACATCACCCCATTTTGTCTGGACCCAAGTCTGGTAATAATGCCATTCTGTTGTCAGCTCACAGAGGCTTTAGGTTAATGTAAGTGCCCTGTGTCACACTGCTAGTAAGcagtagagctggggtttgagCCCAGGTTGCCTGGCTCCAAGGCCTGAGTTCTTACACACCCCCCATACAGCTCAGTGTAAAGAGCTTTTCCAGACTTTGAATGAAGACTTGCACTTCTCAAGTTCAGAGGTTGTCTCTGTCAACCTATGCACCCAAAAGAAAGTTCTGGTTGTTTGAACAGCAGCTTTCTACCTGTCTAGGCATCCTTCCTATCTCCCTCTGCTGAGAACTGGCCCAGGAGGGAGCTCAGTGCAGCCTGTCCTCTGCCCCCAGAACTGACAGGCTATGTAAGTGTAGGGGGTGGGTGAGCATGTCCCCCTGGAGGGGGAAAGTGAGTCTATGCAGCTCAGAAAAGCAGTGCAATGAATAAGAAATGCTCAGGGGATCGCACGCTGTTGAAGAGGGGACATAGGAGGGGAATGGAGACCTCTGGGGTCAGGATCTTGACCGTGGAGTGAGTGTCTGGGAAAACAGACCCAAGTCCAAAGGAAGCCTTCCTGCTATTGGTGGGCATGGAGCCAGCCTGCTGAGGAGTCTGTGTCAACCTGGTTGGAAGAGTAATTCCCAGGCCCAGATGTTTTCCTAACAAGCTCCGGTGGACAGGGAAGGGATGACAGGCACCGAGTTACCTTCTTATCTCAAGATTAGCAGTAGTGACTAAAGTTCGAAACTTTCACTTTCCTTATGCGATGCATTATTAAAAGGGGAGATGTTGGGATTGGCTTTGTGGCATGGGACAGACACCCAGAGGCCTGGTCCGTTCCCCGGCCCACTCCTGAGCCGACCCATGGCTCTTTGTGTCTCATGTCTCTGGGCTGGGCTTGCTTTCCTGTTACTTTCTGTGCTTCTTCCAAACCAGAGGATAAATGGgaggaaaatagaagagaagagtAAGGACCCAGATGAGTTGAGAAATGACTTTCTGGAAGAGCTCTCAATCTGGCTTCTGGTAGAAACCTTTTGGGGTGTCTCCCTAGTCTAGATCCTCCACGGGGGAGAAGGAGTTGTGAGGCTTGGGTGGGCTGATTGGTGGTCCCCAAAGGTATCAgaccctaatccctggaaccagTGAATATTACCTCGTATGGTAAagtttttgcagatgtgattaaggattgAAGATGATGGGATTGTCCTGGGTTTGCCAGGTGGGCCCTTAATGCCAACCACAAATGTCCTCACAAGCAAAAGACGGGGAGAGTATATACAGAAGAGGAGGAGACAATGTCAtcccagaggcagagatgggagtgatcAATCTACAAGTCCAGGAAGGCCGGCAGACACCGGAATCAGGAAGAAGCAAGGGATGGACTCTCCCCTAGAGCCCCTGAAGGATGCAGTCCCCGCTTACACCTTGATTTCAGGCCAGTTAATATGATTTtgggcttctggcctccagaactgtgagagaacaaGTCTCTGTTGTTATGGGTCACCaagtttgtaataatttgttataGGAAACCAATACAGAGCTCAATCTTCAACTCACTCGATATCAGCCCCCCTTTGGCCTCAACACTTCATGAGTCTTCCCACAGAGAGGAGTGCAACGGAAATAGCATTTAGGACCCCTGCTTGTATGTGTGGAAATGATCAAGTAgaaaattattcatattattcAGAGGATTATAATGGATATGTGGTATACACAATATAAAGCCTAGGCTCACCTCTTTCTAAAATGGGCAGAAAGAATGTTAGCTGGAAACCTTAACCACAGGTTTGGAGTCCTAAATAGTGCCTCGAGGCAAGGAAGTTCTCTGCAGTACTGAGTTAAAACCACCTGTCAAAGCAGGAGGCCACCTTTACTCAAAATTCCTCAAAGCACATTTGCCCTGTTTGTTTATTGGTTCAGAGCTATCATTATCATCCTCaggactctctctttctctttggactagaaaagaaaagaagaaaggaagaaaaaggaagaaggatagaaaggaggaaggaagataaatagaaaggggaaggaagggagggagagaaggaaaggaagggaagggaagggagaagggagggaagggaagaaggaaaggaaggaaggaaaggaaggggaaggggaagggaggagaaggaaaaggaagggaagggaagggaggggagggaagtgaAGGcggaaaaaaaagggagaagctAAGAAGGCAAGAACCAGAAGACTAGTTCTTTTCTTTGCTCCCAATCATGTTTTTGTCCCTAATGTAAACATAAGAGCACAAACATGGGGGAAATGCAAGTAGCAACCCAAATGGCCCCAGGGCTATGAAAGAGCAGCAAGAAGAAATCTGAATGAATTCCAGTTTTTTAAAGTCCCACTCAGCACTCCCACCCTACTCAAAAGGACAGATCTTAGCAGCTTGTTGGGATCATGTGACATCCATGCTTTCAAGTCACAGCTGATTGGATCTGAGGTATGTATCCGGGATACCCAGGGAGAACCAATCAGAAGCTGAGTTTGGCTAGGCAAGTCTTTCCCAGGAGCCCAGCTTTGGATGGAGAGGTCAGTTCTGAGTGATGTGGTCTCAGGGGTTAGGTGACTGTTTGGGGGCCATCAGGGTGGGTCACGGACACGTGAGGCAGGAGAAGCCACTCTGCAGACAGAGAATGGAGTTAACTGCTCAaatacacagccatgaaaaatgagCCTCAGAGACCGCTGCCTCCTGGTGACTTTCTGGTCCTTGGTCTTTGGGAAGCCCAACTGTGCTGAGAGATGGTGTCCCCCAGTCAATTTCCTTCTTTAGCTTtgatcttctctttattttcttttttgagatcgagtttcgctcttgttgcccaggctggagtgcaatggcgcaatcttggctcactgcaacctccacctcctgcctcagcctcccaagcgattctcctgcctcagcctcccaagtagctgggcttacaggcgtgtgctaccacacctggctaattttgtattcttagtagagaaggcatctcaccatgttggtcaggctggtcttgaactcctgacctcaagtgatccacccgccttggcctcccaaagtgctgggattacaggtgtgagccactgtacctggcccgcTTTGATCTTGAATTTAACTGAAATCCTTGAGGACAGAATGGCCTTTCCATTGTCCACAGTGCTGGGCCCAGAGTTGGTACTCCACCTAACCTCgattttgatttttcctttcctctgacTGGTTGCAGTTCTGGGGAAGGGGAGCCACGAGCAGGTGCTTAAGGCACAAGACTGGAGCATGACTGTGACTGCAGTGTAGACCACTGCCTGGGGAGTGCAGCTGAACCAGCTGGATCCATCCATTTCCACGACTGCTTACTCAGTGCCTGTTAGATGCCAGGTACTGCTCTAGGCTCCAGGATACAGCAGTGAAGCTAAAGCCTGCTCTTCATGGGGAAGATTCGTGCTTGGGCACTGCTTCCCAAAGCAGGTCCTGTGGCCTTGGGTGACAGTCACCTTTGGGTGATCATTCGGGACTGACTAGTTGAACTGGGTGCAATACATTTGAAAGCTGCAGGGTAGCCACATGCACAGAGAAAGCCAGTCCTGcaggaagagatggaggaagcAGAAGGGCACGGAGGAAACAGCCCTCCACAGAAAGAGACAGATTTGCTGCTTTGTAGTTCCTGGTTGGGGAGCCTGGCCACACACTGtgacctttgggtatatacaacACACCAGTCTGCTTTCAATAATGCCTATCTTTCCTTAAGCAAGTTGGAGTGGGCTTCTGTTATTTGAAGCCACATGTCCTGAAATGACTCACTTCCGCATGGACAAGCATGAGATGGCAAAGCCGAAATCAATCCACAAGCGTCCTGAGATACTGAAAATGGGACGCAGCTGTATCGCTGGAAATGTGTGGATCAACTGAACCACAGGTTCTAAAAGGCAGTACAAGAAAAGCCCTTCTGAGGATTCGTGGACTTCTTTCTTATTGTAAAGGCCCTGACAAGGACCATTTAGCTCCTAGGACAAACCATGCTGCATATTCTGGTGTGGAGTTACAGAAGGACAGcccttgttatgtctgcaagcaTGGAGGGTGGGAGAAAGTCTTCCCACCTGAGCCTCGATCTCTTCACCAGCAAAATGGAAGTTCCTCATTTTGTGATGAGTACCTGAAACCAACACAGGTAAAGTGCCCCCACTGCACCCGGCACAGACAAAGcaagggggccaggcacagtggctcatgcctataacccagcactttggaaggccaaggcgggcagatcacttgaggtcagcagttcaagaccagcctagccaacatagtgaaaccctgtctctactacaaaatttagccaggtgtggtggcacactcctgtaattccagctactggggaggctgaggcacgagaatcacttgaatcagggaggtggaggttgcagtgagctgggattgcatcactgcactccagtctggaaggcagagtgaaactgtgtctcaaaaaaagggaaggaaggaaggaggaggggaggggaggggagggaggggaaggggaaggaaggtaGGACAGTGCAGCTGTGATGAAGCCACAGTCGGATGGAAAACTGACCTGAGATCTAAGCGCTTCTCCCTGCATGAGCCTCACACTCACTTCTACAAGTGTGTTCAGAGAAAATTCACCAAACGCCACAAGTCTGTGAGGCATCTTCACAGAAAGCCAGCTTCAGGGAAACAGCAGCCAGGCCGCGTAATGAAGGCCAACTGAGGCAGCCCCCGGGGTCAGCCTAGCCCAGGGCTTGGGCCCTCCATCATGGAGAGTGGTCAAGTCAgtctgtttggtttggttttcagTCTGATGCCATGTTGTCAGCACATTCAGAAGGGAGCAGCTTGTCCTAAGACAGTGAATCTCAGGAGGCCACAGCTGTCAGGACTTTTGATTTCCTGGCGATTCCTCAAGTGTATTCTGCTGGATTTTAATGGGTGGGTGTGGAAAAGTCCCTAATTAGATCCATTTGGAAATCCCTGAGTGAAACAAAGTCTATTTTTATTGCGCACCTACGAGCCAGCAGGAGAAAGCTGTGTGCTTGTCTCTTTGCAGCAATGCAGCTGACCTCGGAAATGATGTCCAAGAATGCCTGAAGCTGAGATGGAAAGTGgcagcacctactatgtgccaggtgctctggataaagctgcaaaaaaaaaaaaaaaaaaaaaaaaatggaccaaGTCCTTGCCGACACAGAGGTGACATTCTGGGTGGAGCCCGAACAGAGGATGAAAAATATGTATACGGTATAAActcagaaaatgagaagaaaaataaagctgggtgAAGAACAGGAGGTGAGAGGGGCTCACCTTCAGGGTGATCAGGAAGA
Protein-coding regions in this window:
- the TMEM51 gene encoding transmembrane protein 51 isoform 1 (isoform 1 is encoded by transcript variant 2), translated to MMAQSKANGSHYALTAIGLGMLVLGVIMAMWNLVPGFSAAEKPTAQGSNKTEVGGGILKSKTFSVAYVLVGAGVMLLLLSICLSIRDKRKQRQGEDLAHVQHPTGAGPHAQEEDSQEEEEEDEEAASRYYVPSYEEVMNTNYSEARGEEQNPRLSISLPSYESLTGLDETTPTSTRADVEASPGNPPDRQNSKLAKRLKPLKVRRIKSEKLHLKDFRINLPDKNVPPPSIEPLTPPPQYDEVQEKAPDTRPPD
- the TMEM51 gene encoding transmembrane protein 51 isoform 2 (isoform 2 is encoded by transcript variant 5), with amino-acid sequence MMAQSKANGSHYALTAIGLGMLVLGVIMAMWNLVPGFSAAEKPTAQGSNKTEVGGGILKSKTFSVAYVLVGAGVMLLLLSICLSIRDKRKQRQGEDLAHVQHPTGAGPHAQEEDRRKKRRMRRLPQGTMFPATRK